The Methanothermobacter sp. genome includes a window with the following:
- a CDS encoding NDP-sugar synthase, protein MTSVVVMAGGKGTRIRPLTFSRPKPLVPVANRPILDYIIQRVIDSGYSKIIMTLGYLEDQISSYVPSRYPEIDFRFSSEKKPLGTAGGVRAAASDMDETFIVLSGDVLFDLDLQRMVSFHRKKGALVTVALTPVDDPSHYGIAVLDDDGRITRFHEKPRPEEVFSKIANAGIYVMEPEIFDYIPEGNSDFSSDIFPVLIEENRGVYGFVFSGYWNDAGKPDTFLKANHDALNGQISPQPEGELLNEVPGRFGDIWVGQDVVIGEGVRIAGPVVIGDGAEIDEGVFVGRETVIGPGVYVGSDSFVRGSVIFDGSRIEEGSQLVNCVIDEFCHIRENCIIERCAMIGRGALLEPSTIIRSHCSVSNNLRILSGSLLDSDYPIVAEQ, encoded by the coding sequence ATGACATCTGTGGTTGTCATGGCGGGGGGTAAGGGTACAAGAATAAGACCTCTAACATTTTCAAGACCCAAACCACTTGTACCAGTTGCAAATAGACCCATACTGGATTATATAATTCAGAGGGTCATTGATTCTGGTTACAGTAAGATTATAATGACGCTGGGGTATCTTGAGGATCAGATAAGTTCATATGTCCCCTCAAGGTACCCGGAAATTGATTTCAGGTTTTCATCCGAGAAGAAGCCCCTTGGAACCGCGGGGGGTGTTAGGGCAGCGGCCAGTGATATGGATGAGACCTTTATTGTCCTCAGTGGAGATGTGCTCTTTGACCTTGACCTCCAGCGAATGGTCAGTTTCCACAGAAAGAAGGGTGCACTTGTTACCGTGGCCCTCACACCAGTTGATGACCCTTCACATTACGGCATAGCTGTTCTCGATGATGATGGGAGAATAACACGTTTTCATGAGAAACCCCGCCCAGAGGAGGTCTTCAGCAAAATCGCGAATGCAGGCATATATGTCATGGAACCTGAGATCTTCGATTACATACCTGAAGGGAACTCTGACTTTTCATCTGACATCTTCCCTGTTTTGATAGAGGAGAACAGGGGGGTATACGGATTCGTTTTCAGTGGTTACTGGAATGATGCAGGTAAACCAGACACATTCCTTAAGGCCAACCATGATGCCCTCAATGGTCAGATAAGCCCTCAACCTGAAGGTGAACTTTTAAATGAGGTTCCAGGTCGATTTGGAGATATATGGGTGGGTCAGGATGTTGTTATAGGCGAGGGAGTTCGTATAGCTGGACCCGTGGTTATAGGTGATGGTGCAGAGATAGATGAGGGGGTATTCGTGGGCAGGGAAACCGTTATTGGACCCGGAGTTTATGTGGGAAGTGACAGCTTCGTGAGGGGGTCCGTTATTTTTGATGGCAGCAGAATTGAGGAAGGCTCCCAGCTTGTAAACTGTGTTATTGATGAATTCTGCCATATCAGAGAGAACTGCATCATCGAAAGGTGTGCCATGATCGGCCGTGGTGCCCTCCTGGAACCATCAACCATTATCAGGTCCCACTGCAGCGTCAGCAACAACCTCAGGATACTCTCAGGTTCCCTGCTTGATTCGGATTATCCCATTGTGGCTGAACAGTGA
- a CDS encoding phosphomannomutase encodes MARYVQDIRGSVNRDIDCSFALNLGMLIGDYVSCRRVLIGRDAHTPSQMIKRAIGTGLMAAGVDVIDFGVATVPVIHHHMERLDSHLMINVSSSPLRADEINIKLLSNHEIPLEQRPTVYADWNQLGKLRYVNNYLDSYIKSILEFISPSVGKHEFMVVLGYDEGSPWNIEGDILNRLNCQTINITFRGSLFGKNFPLANASSISMIADVVRATGADMGVILDNDRDTIFFIDERGELIRDQTVLSIFADHYLKSSDGPVVSSVVASKALENVAGGRLIRTSVNDVLNRVYTENAVFGGDEPGMYIFPEFQYCYDATFALLKMLEIMEEKNMTLHNLASSMGRYSRVEFSMECPNEFKDSLIERLAEHFSGKKIELIDGIRVEESSGVVLIRPSRFEPLIRVYIESESSEETQKKSRHIMNLLKSKMSDLYGE; translated from the coding sequence ATGGCGAGGTACGTTCAGGATATAAGGGGCTCTGTTAACCGGGACATAGACTGCTCATTTGCCCTCAACCTTGGGATGCTGATAGGTGACTACGTAAGCTGCAGGCGTGTCCTGATAGGTAGAGATGCGCATACACCATCTCAGATGATAAAGAGGGCCATAGGAACAGGATTGATGGCCGCTGGAGTGGATGTTATTGATTTTGGTGTTGCCACGGTCCCTGTTATACATCACCACATGGAGCGTCTAGACAGTCATTTGATGATAAACGTCTCCAGCTCCCCACTCAGAGCAGATGAAATAAACATTAAACTCCTCAGCAACCATGAGATTCCGCTTGAACAACGCCCCACAGTTTATGCGGACTGGAATCAGCTTGGAAAGCTTCGATATGTCAATAACTACCTTGACTCCTATATCAAATCAATACTTGAATTCATATCACCCTCGGTAGGAAAGCATGAATTTATGGTGGTCCTGGGTTACGATGAGGGGTCCCCCTGGAACATTGAGGGGGATATACTCAACCGGCTCAACTGTCAGACCATAAACATCACATTCAGGGGGTCGCTATTTGGTAAAAACTTTCCCCTTGCGAATGCCTCCAGCATATCCATGATAGCAGACGTTGTGAGGGCAACCGGCGCGGATATGGGGGTCATACTGGACAACGATAGGGACACCATCTTCTTTATAGACGAGAGGGGTGAACTCATAAGGGACCAGACCGTACTATCGATCTTTGCAGACCATTACCTGAAATCCTCTGATGGGCCCGTGGTGTCCTCGGTGGTTGCATCAAAGGCGCTTGAGAATGTCGCCGGAGGACGTCTTATAAGGACATCAGTAAATGATGTCCTCAACAGGGTTTACACAGAGAATGCTGTTTTTGGTGGTGATGAACCTGGAATGTACATATTCCCTGAATTCCAGTACTGCTATGATGCCACCTTCGCACTTCTGAAGATGCTGGAGATAATGGAAGAGAAGAACATGACACTCCACAACCTTGCATCCAGCATGGGAAGGTACAGCAGGGTTGAATTCAGCATGGAGTGTCCCAACGAATTCAAGGACAGTTTAATTGAAAGGCTTGCTGAACACTTCAGTGGCAAAAAAATTGAACTTATAGATGGTATAAGGGTTGAAGAATCATCTGGCGTCGTTCTCATAAGGCCATCCAGATTTGAACCCCTTATAAGGGTCTATATTGAATCAGAATCCTCTGAGGAAACCCAGAAGAAATCACGCCATATAATGAACCTTCTGAAAAGTAAAATGAGTGATCTTTATGGTGAGTGA
- a CDS encoding trehalose-6-phosphate synthase, whose protein sequence is MKFLEDKNPVIVSNRGPVEFFRKDGKIVMKRGAGGLVSTLLPVVERFSGVWVSSAMTPEDAEVAAGYPENRVPLPEDDPRFTVSFVIVDRERYESYYSVISNPLLWFIQHYMWNTPYSPEIDDKIYTAWDEGYVHVNRKFADKVISEIERNEKNPLIMLQDYHLYLCPGFIKKKVGDVFLSQFIHIPWPQRDYFRILPEKMRESIINGLLSNTVLGFHIERYCSNFMECCVDLGYDVDAEDGVVLNGNEKTFVRNYPISVDPDSIRRTAKSDAFREKEDFVRKLKGDMFLIYRTDRADLSKNIIRGFRAYELFLREHPEFHGKVKFLATGKPTRQQIMEYRDYTDAVKSTVDEINRRYGNSSWRPIEYIHRADYELVAAAFKNYDCLIVNPIADGMNIVPKEAALMNEKSGTVILSENAGCYEELADYVTGVNPFDIKETADAIYRAIAMKSDERKRLSDGLKSKVRERTIYHWINEQFDDFERLMK, encoded by the coding sequence ATGAAGTTTCTTGAAGATAAGAACCCTGTTATCGTATCCAACAGGGGACCAGTGGAATTTTTCAGAAAAGATGGGAAAATTGTTATGAAGAGAGGTGCGGGGGGTCTTGTTTCAACCCTGCTGCCTGTTGTTGAAAGGTTCAGCGGTGTCTGGGTCTCCAGCGCCATGACCCCTGAGGACGCTGAGGTGGCAGCGGGTTACCCTGAAAACAGGGTTCCCCTCCCTGAGGATGATCCGAGATTCACGGTTTCCTTTGTTATAGTGGACCGTGAAAGGTATGAATCATACTACAGTGTCATAAGCAATCCGCTTCTCTGGTTCATCCAGCACTACATGTGGAACACTCCCTACTCCCCTGAAATCGATGATAAAATCTATACTGCCTGGGATGAGGGTTATGTCCATGTTAACAGGAAATTTGCAGATAAAGTTATATCTGAAATTGAAAGAAATGAAAAGAATCCTCTGATTATGTTACAGGACTATCACCTCTACTTATGTCCTGGTTTCATAAAGAAGAAGGTTGGTGATGTCTTCCTGAGCCAGTTCATACATATCCCCTGGCCACAGAGGGATTATTTCAGAATACTCCCTGAAAAGATGAGGGAGAGTATAATAAATGGGCTTCTTTCAAATACTGTTCTCGGATTCCATATAGAGAGATACTGCTCCAACTTCATGGAATGCTGCGTGGACCTTGGCTACGATGTGGATGCTGAGGATGGAGTGGTGCTGAATGGGAATGAAAAGACATTTGTAAGAAATTATCCCATATCCGTTGATCCAGATAGTATAAGAAGAACCGCCAAATCAGATGCGTTCAGGGAGAAGGAGGATTTCGTCAGAAAGTTGAAGGGTGACATGTTTCTCATCTACCGTACAGACAGGGCGGATCTCAGCAAGAACATAATACGTGGCTTCAGAGCCTATGAACTGTTTTTGAGGGAGCATCCCGAGTTTCATGGTAAGGTAAAGTTCCTTGCCACGGGTAAACCAACAAGGCAGCAGATAATGGAGTACAGGGATTATACAGATGCTGTGAAGAGCACCGTGGATGAAATCAACAGGAGGTACGGTAACTCCAGCTGGAGGCCCATTGAGTACATCCACCGTGCCGATTATGAGCTTGTGGCTGCTGCATTCAAAAACTATGACTGCCTCATTGTGAACCCCATTGCCGATGGTATGAACATCGTCCCCAAGGAGGCTGCGCTTATGAACGAAAAATCAGGGACAGTCATACTTTCAGAGAACGCCGGCTGCTATGAGGAACTTGCCGACTACGTCACAGGTGTGAACCCATTTGATATAAAGGAAACTGCAGATGCCATCTATAGGGCAATAGCAATGAAGTCTGATGAAAGAAAGAGGCTTTCAGATGGCCTTAAATCAAAGGTTCGTGAAAGAACAATATACCACTGGATCAATGAACAGTTCGATGACTTTGAGAGGCTGATGAAATAG